The Daphnia carinata strain CSIRO-1 chromosome 1, CSIRO_AGI_Dcar_HiC_V3, whole genome shotgun sequence sequence ACAAGTGGGAATAGAAGTGAAGAGGGTCGATGTTAAGTGCTTCTCCTTGACCAGAGAGCATAATGAGTACTACTTGAATCGCGTACAAACACTGCCGGTAATCAAGCTGATCGTTGGCGATGAGATTATTGAAAACTTCCACCAAGTCGGTAAAGAAATCCACGTTAATTGTATGTGCGAATCTGTGTACAAAAACAGAATATTATTAGCTACGAATTGTAAAACATATAACAAGTAAATGTATATAAGTACACACTTTGCCAATCCCTGCAAGACGACACCCATAAGACCAGATTTTGGAGCCATCTTCAGGATGCGAAAGTAAATGGTGAAAACCAATTTAACCGTTTCTGTCTGGTATTTACTTTTACTTCCTTTGCTATGCTCTGCTCTAGCAACAACAATTTCTTTCTCCAGTCGTTCAATCTTCTTTCTTCGACGCCTCTCGTTCTTTGACAATATGaggagtttttcttttctcgtcaaaGTTTTGTACCGATTGATTTCCTCCTCTCTTTCCTTGTCTAAATTTACATCTTTGATTCGCAATGCAATAAGGATGTCCAAGCAGTCGGGTGGAATCTGGTGGTgtcgtttatttttaatcaagTGATTAACTTGTCGAACAGCGTGCAGGGATATCTCCCCTTTCTTGTCGTCTTTGAAGAGTTTTTTAAACGCAGAACAGACCAAAAGTCGCACCTCGTCCATCTTGTGAGCCGTAAATGGAATCAAAGCGTGTACgatatttttcgaaaaattaaAGTGTGGCATAGCCACTAACAAATCACTTAAGCATTTTAACGCAAAAATCGCAACTCGCTTGGCACGTTCTTCAAGAtttttcggattttttttcatctccttcAGCGGTGCAAGTGTATCTTCTAGTTTTTTAAGAAACATTTGATAGTACTTAAGGAGACGTGCTTCGTTTCCGTAGACTTCTCTGGTAAGTTTCTTTAGTCGTTCACCAGGCTTAGAAGtagatttaatttcaaatccTGGTGCCAAATCTTTGAAAAGTTCCACCAGACTGGCAGACACTAGTTTAAAACCAGTGATGAAAATGTCTGGAGTGAGTGTATTGTACAATTTCAATACTGCACTGATATGCTCCATTCGTTCATCCGGGTTTTCAAGAATATTGCTCGACGACGACCCAATCAGCGCTTTTAGATCTTCAAGTTTCTGTTTGCGTTGTGCATACATCTCTGCCATGCTTTTGggagcttcttctttttcagcatCCTCATCTTCATGATCTTCCTCTTCATCAGACGTTTGGTAGTCAACCTCAATTGACTGCTCTACAATACCCTGCTTAGTTTTAATTGGCAAAAGGtgctttgtttctttctttgtcaACTCCTTATTGAACAGTTCTTCATTGTACTCTTCTTCAACATTattactctttttttcttctaattttcttttctttggtaAATTACcattctgttctttttttgttgcattatTCTTTAGGAAAGTAACATCTTCTTCATCCATCATATCCATCATTTCATCAGCTTCGAAGTCATCTTGGATAACTACTGGGTTTTTCGCAATTGGTTTGgtgttattcattttctttttcttactgATACCTGGAATAGAGGTTGTAGCATTTTTATTACTTTGCGGGTTCAGGCGGCTGTTGTTTGGCTGGGTTCTATCCCCGGGTCGCAATTTCGTTTTGACCACAGGTTGACGTACTCTAGCACCAGCCTTGTAAGTTTTCTTGTGTTTCATGTGGCTGGCTCGCTTAGTTTTGCTAACCACCATCGTTTTTTTGGCACCTTTCTTTGCCATCTTAACAGGTTATGACAATAATTGGAGCGAACTTGTTCCCtaatatgaaaacaaaaacaagaacgaGAAATACACCACGTAAGTTTTGTCCAAGTCTAATTCAGACGGCTTTTGGAAAATCACCAC is a genomic window containing:
- the LOC130691414 gene encoding nucleolar complex protein 3 homolog; the protein is MAKKGAKKTMVVSKTKRASHMKHKKTYKAGARVRQPVVKTKLRPGDRTQPNNSRLNPQSNKNATTSIPGISKKKKMNNTKPIAKNPVVIQDDFEADEMMDMMDEEDVTFLKNNATKKEQNGNLPKKRKLEEKKSNNVEEEYNEELFNKELTKKETKHLLPIKTKQGIVEQSIEVDYQTSDEEEDHEDEDAEKEEAPKSMAEMYAQRKQKLEDLKALIGSSSSNILENPDERMEHISAVLKLYNTLTPDIFITGFKLVSASLVELFKDLAPGFEIKSTSKPGERLKKLTREVYGNEARLLKYYQMFLKKLEDTLAPLKEMKKNPKNLEERAKRVAIFALKCLSDLLVAMPHFNFSKNIVHALIPFTAHKMDEVRLLVCSAFKKLFKDDKKGEISLHAVRQVNHLIKNKRHHQIPPDCLDILIALRIKDVNLDKEREEEINRYKTLTRKEKLLILSKNERRRRKKIERLEKEIVVARAEHSKGSKSKYQTETVKLVFTIYFRILKMAPKSGLMGVVLQGLAKFAHTINVDFFTDLVEVFNNLIANDQLDYRQCLYAIQVVLIMLSGQGEALNIDPLHFYSHLYKVLFSLTAGPSNSDMPIALDCLENMLIKRRKKVSIHRVLAFTKRVATLALQVQHNSSIGLLSLVRILMMTHKQTDMLLDLDTSSGSGTFLAELEEPEHCNAGSTALWELHSLVRHYHPIVNKFARHILLKNPTTGNGALSMELTRKTPLELHKQYDPSLLAFQPAVPGPSSTPINLKKLCAEEFHNSELEALISKVLQTDHMKLWEKDIASEQLALVKNGVQN